CACCACTCCACTAAGCTCCATCTAACATGACCGGTACTCGAGGGAGCGTCGATGCTGTTTTAGTATTTCAAACACTTTTTGGAAGCTCGATCAAATTAGCCGTTGAAAAAATTTATTGAGTCATCCATACTTAACTCTTATGACATTCtacattctttttttgtttaaaccaacgcttctttttcttaaattcCAAGttcgattttttcatttttcacacatagagtcttatttttttttaatcacatttTGGTTGACTATTGCATCTTcttgaatatctttttttttctgtggtgCCGATAATTAATTAAGTTGTGATTACTTGATACAATTGTTACCAAAACTTTGGATCAAAAGTCAAACCACGTTCATCATCACACCGAGTACTTATTCTGGATCAAACTAATCTTATTTGAGCTATCACCAAGGTTTATTTGGtatcttttgaaattaaaaatttctataACAATTTACCATCACTCATTTTTCTTAACTTACCTTATTATTAAGCttactaacttttatttgtaCAAAATTATCGGCCTCAATTCGCTAAACTCTCTTTCCTATCGAGTCGCTACTAATTAATTGCAGCTCACCAAATCTTGTTTAGTAAACTCATTTAGCTCTTTACAGGCTCGCAAGTCTAATTGagtctcttctttttttttaaaacatatttGGTAATTGGGAGAATGGATACATATATCCTTCTAATTACACAATATACCCACACACGCACGCACATACATTCGTGCAAGGAAATTATTCGAGCTCTTTAGATTGAGCTTGAGCACAAGCTAGAGTTACTTCAAAAGTTGCCCGTAATCGAGTCGAGTGGAGTTGAACTCGAGATCTCGATTTTCTGTCGGAGTTCGGGCTCAGCGTTGTGTTGGCTCGACTCGACTTGATTACAtaaacttacttttttttttttgtgctattgggaaaaaaaatacgaaCCGTTGATGCGGTGGATGGGGTTCGAAATGTAGCATTTTGTAATTCGGTTGGTTTCTAGAAGTCctggtgtattttttttttttttcaaatataagttctttttcttttttccttttttcctttttcgagcTTTTGCCCGATGTTCGATcaagtttttaaattttagccGGTGGTCTTTATACTTTCGTTCGAAAATCAAAAACTTCTTTCTGGTTTAATTTTTTCGAGACATTCCACGTTAGTCCTTCCATTATACTTATTCTCCTGTTAGTTGATTtttgctgacatggacattaCAATTGCTGATATGAACATCAAAATATTGCGTGTTGTGTCATGATTCGGTCAAAATTATCATGCATGTGCCATGTCAGATTATGCATAGATAATTAGCACGAGGAGTTTGTGGATCCATATCAGCTACCAGTCGTGGCCTAAGGTCACAACCGGCATGGTCACTCGAGCACCAGCTTCGAGCTCGCTGCCATGAGCGCTCAAACTTGGAGCTCAAGTCCCCCATGGTCGCTCGTGCATGATCTCTGAGCTCGCATCTGCCGTGGTCACTCCGGCTGCTGTCATCACTCAAGCTCCAAGTTCATGGCCACGAACGCTTGAGCTTTGAGCTTGCGGCGCCCCCCCATGATCGCTCGTCGCTGCTCCTTATCAAGCACTGCAGCGAAGGTGCAGCCCCTGCCAAGCACGGTAGCGAGGCGCCACCCTTGCCCCAGATGCGAGGGGCCATCCCTTTGACACAGAGCTCAGAAAGTGGCAGCAACCCTtgttgactctctctctcccccttcccCCATTTGACACAATGCTCAGCGCTAATGCCAGCATTTCAATACGTACTTTAGTCTCCAGAACCAATATGAACGACGAAGACCATGGTTCAACgacctcaattggccaaaaaacgATCAGGACCTCATCTAATATTCGGTAGAAATTCAAGGACTATCAGTACTTTTTTATCGGATGTCTCCGAAGAGACAGGACTATCAGTACTTTAATGCCGTCTCTTCTTCGCATCGTCGTTACGGCATGCCACATCAGCAAAATTGACGAAGGTTTTCAATGCCAAATGATGAAAAAACTCAATTGTGCAAATCAAATACGCGACACTGCACTAGATTACACAAACCAAACAAGTTATGGACTTGattgaggggaaaaagaagttCTAGACTTCAAGGCGATGCAGCCGAAGTTGAACCACGGGCTATAATGCGAGTCATAGCCAACTGCTAGTAAAGCGGATGCCTTCAGAGACCATCAGATTCGAATCTTTTTCTGACAAATCCCATCCCATCTATCATAAGATGTGGCATCCGATTCATCATGCAAGCATAAGCTGCAGCAAAAACCCTGATCATAAAGACACAGGGCCGCTGGAGCTCTAAGAATGCACATATGCGTATTCAATGTCATGTGATACAATATTCTGACAATGATGAAGCTCCAGACAATCTGCACGCCATAAGTCATACGTTATTACCGCTACAGTTTTACGAGGCTTGCCTTAAATCTGGTGCAAAATCTCTAGCcacagagagcgagagagcaaAAGAGTACCCTAGAGCAATATCGATGCAAATCCTGAACAATGTTGCAAGAAGTCTTGCTTCATTTTGTGAGAAAGTGAATAACACACGCTAAACCGATCGCTGCAGCTTATGACACTGATAAACTTAAGAATTCTAATTACAGTCGCTTGAAGGCAGTCGTTAATCTACCGACAAAAACCAAGTCTATAGGTTCTGAATCTTACTGCATCCAGACGAGCAGATTGATATACAACTGACCATAGAAATTACTTTAATTAACCAACCTTACCTCCTATTACCACGTGAAAGAACTTGTACGAGCTTATCTAGCTTCTAGAAAGGCTCCTCCCAGTAATCACCTTCAGTTTCAGCTTCTAATAATCAAACATCTCCAGCTGAAATGGCTCCAACTTGTTCCATCTTCGCAAATTAGGCGGCAAAGTCATGCAGAGACTAGTGCAACAATAGCTGCTCATGGAATCAAGCTTTGTGCAGCAACAGAATCACACAGATGTTGACCATTTGTAGGGAGCAGATCCAATGCAAGAGCTCAAAGTGCACCATCTCATAGATATAATCTGACGTTATGCCCGTGTTCCCTGCACGACCCAAACTTGGGGATGACCGGAATTAGGCAGGGCTAGGAGAGCAACATATTAATATCAAAGCCAGATCAGCTTTATCTTCATTCCTTGTCTACGTTTCATCTAACTCTACGAGCTGCGCCCGTCTCTCTGCAGCCTTCTTCCTGACAAAAATGCCCCATCTCAATGCCGCCTTAAGCTTTAGCCACCCAATAACAGCTTTGCCAGATGAGCGGCTCCTATCCTCATTGAAGGCGAAATTCGGAGATAGGTTGGGCATTTGTACTGATGAAAATGGGTACCCATTCTCAGCAACGTTGAATGAGGACTGGCTATGGCCTCCCATGTTGAAGATACGGAGGAGATGCTGCATATCCTCGTTCTCAAGCATCTCGTGGCTTCTCATACGAATTTCCTCCTCCGAGAAAAGCTCCTCAGCTCCCCTGTAAGGAGGAAGACTCGATGGGCCCGCAGCATGAAAGCCAGACGCTGATGCCGGTGAGGAACCAAGGCTCAGAAGCTGGGTTTGGTGTGAGGAACTGATTAATGGATTCTGAAGAGGGAATGAAGAGCCATCAAACTGAAGAGTATTGACATTTACGTTTTGTGGCTGCATCTGATATCTGGTAGAAATACTGTCATTGTACCCTGTCAAGATTTTGGAGAATGAGCAAGCAAAAACCAGTGAGTATTGGAAGATGAGTAGTTTGCTTTCTGAAGTAGCCCAAAAGATATATCAGAATGAACATCATAAGAGAGTGAAAGACCCTACCTAAACGTTGGACCAACACTTCacagaacaaaataaaaacaaaattgtatACAGAAGCAACCAAATCACTGCTCGTGGCTTTTATTTCTGTGTAGTAGGGATTTCAGGAATACTACATCTTGCCCCCTAATTTCAGGATTATATCAGTCAACCCCCTTATGCTCTTGCGATTGGGTGGTTGCTTTTACAGGTTGGATGTTTTAACTGTCCAAGAGGTGTTATACCTGACCTCGTGGCTCACTTTTTTAAAGTAAATGGGAAGAGGACAAATACATAGCTGTGGAAAGCCATTGAGACAGACGCATTTTAAGAAGATAGAAGAAGTAGGAGGGCAGTTGGCTAAATCTAGCGTGGATCATACACAGAAAATAGTAGAAACCTTCCATCAGCCCCCTATAGTTTAATTTTGTCTTAGTCTAGCCCAAATGATTGCTTCTAATGTTTGGAACAACAGAGTCTAAAGAACGTGGTGTCACATGGGCAAGTTCAAGCCATTGTACGGCTAATAGTTAGCAAGCTCTCTTCCTTTATGGCATTCGGAAGTCGCGTGTTATTGGCCAATCACTCCAAGGTAGACAAAGGGAAGAGACATTTAAATCACTTTGCAACTTTTGTTGAACAAGTAGGAACTTGCACCGACTATTTTACAACTACTGAATGGTTAGATTTCATGATCCTGACATCAAGTGCTTTAGTATCAGACTCGTCAGGAGCCTAATTTCAGATTTAAGACTGAGTTAAATTAAGGGATTAATTATGGAAGTTAAATGAGACAAAATAGATCATGAGGGTTGACTAAGACAGCCGGGAAAGTATATGAGTAAAATGTCTTTAGCCCCAGagttttaaaaaaggaaaagaaatcactcCTTTTATCCCATAAAgcctacaactttcatgtaggATAAATAAAGTTTCTACCAAGAGGGGCGCACTGTTAGATCAAACAGATTTGACAAGATTCCAGACATTTTACTGTTGAAAAGAACAGCGATTGacataaaaattatccaaaactcTCTGTTTCCTGAATCAACTATTCGGAAAATGATGAGCACAATGACACTATATAGGGAAAGGTTAGTACTACCTGAATCTGCAGGAGGCTGGTCCATGGAAACCGGAACTGAGAGGCTTGGTGGAGTAAGCTGGTGATCATATATGTTTGAATACTCTTGTTGACCCATGGGAAATTCAGAGCAAGATGCACCAGTGTTCTCATGGTTGAAATCGACCAGAGATTTGCCATCATACTCAATAACATGCATCCAGTTGTCGTATGCCTTCTTTACCAAGGTGTCCACATGGACCTTCAGGAATagagccatttcaatttttgCAATGTAAAAGAAAGgcatgcaaaagaaaaagatattctACATCTTGTCTACCAAACATCATTCACGAAAACGGAATGCGGTAGATCTCAAATACAGGAACAAGATACGGCAGTTCATCATGCAAAGGAAACTAATATCTTTTGACCTGAAGGTACCAAAAGATGTCAAAGCAATGATCACTAATGCCCTTCCTTTCAAGATGACACATTTTGCAGAATGTAGGATCAGTTTATAATGAAGCAACAGAAAAGCAGAATCACCTTCTGATCGTCTGAAAGAGAATCTGCAGAGATATACTGTCCATCTGCGATTAAGCCGCTGAATTGATAAATGTTATTGAAAACAACTCCTACATTCCTAACATCATCCGGATGATACACGTAAAGCTTCCCACTTAAGACACATGTCTTCGCATGCTCTACAAGAACATCCCACATTTTGTTTGACATGCCGCTACCAAGAATCTataaaacagcaaaaagaagCAATtaacaaagtgaaaaaaaagtaTCTCGAGTTTAACCATATTGTGACTTAATACTTACATTCCTCAGCCTCTGTGAGTCTCTGACCACAAGTCTAAGAAAGTCTTCAACTGTAAATATCCCAGCCTTATTTAGCCTTTTATGAAAGGAGCCGTCTTTGCCAATTTTCTCCAATCTCCAAACTTCATCATGCAGTGAAGGAGGATAATGTTTCTTGTACACTGCaaattgaagagaaaatgaaactTGTCCGAGACAGCCCCCGACAAAATAGGATGTGAAAGATTGTCTTAACTTACATTCTCCCCGGTGATCCTTAACAGTGAAAGCATCCGTTTTCGCTTCACGAATGCGTATGCCCTCACAAAAGCCCGGTGAGACCTTCAAACCAAGTCTGAACTTCCTGCTCCTTATCCAGCTTGAGTTGTCAGTAAAAGTTAGCTCTCCTAGCGTGCCTACACCATCCTTCAGTGTCACTTGCAGTTCCCCAGTCAAAAGTGGCCTTTTCCCATCACGTTCTTTCACTACATGACTGTCAAATTCTTCCTGAGTCCAAGTGTCATCATCTTCATTGTTAAAATCCCCTTCAAGGACGACAACATCAAGCTTCACAAAGGACTCTGGACCTGCTGTGACAACACAGCCTGTATCTGCATTAATTAAGACGACATGGATTGCAGCACCTTGCTCGCCTTCTACTTTGCCTCCAGTAAAGAGCGGGAGCGACAACCTGGTCCTGAATTGGAGCTGCAAATTTCTTCCATCGGATCCTTCTATACGTTTAGGAGAAGACCTACATTCTCACAACCCTTAAGACCGATGCGCCATGAAACTTAAGTGGAAAAATCAATACAAATGTGTCAAAGCGGGAAAGAGAACAGACTGAAATACACGGGGAAAACCTTACATTGGCTAACACAATCTGCACAAACTTCGGATTCTATTGGTCATATCACAGAAAGAACAACCAACCCACAATTCGCCGGTTACTAGACAATGTATCCTATCCCCAACATAGTCATGGTAGTTGCTAAAACATGATTCACAGAATGAACCATTCAACCCCTTTTATTATTTACACTGGTATTGATCTACCTTCCCAACTTAGTGATTTTGTCTGTTGAACTACCTGATCCTTTCGCAACAattttaattaactaattataaGATACCTGGGAATTCTCCACCAATGACATAATAACAACCGTTTGAAATAACTTGTCTAGTCAAGTATGAATAAACAAGCatgcaacaacaacaactaaGCTTTATCCCACTAAGTAAGGTCGATCGTATAAATACATAACCATGGCAGAATTTCGGGCAAATCAACATGCCCCGACAGAGCTAATGAGTGTCTTCTCAAGCAGACCAGATTCACAACTCAGAGCGTCAAGTCAacacaaaaatttcatcattATAACTCCACTTAGCTAAAAAATAGTATACCTCCCAGTGATTTTGAATGGCCCCAATTTCGCTAAAGCTCGCTCCACTTCTTCGCTTACCTGGTCAACATTTCAAAAAGCAAGTTCTTAGGCTATATTAAAAACTTCAAAGATAGCAACCCCTTTATCACCAATTCTGAGGAACATTATATAGTTATGCAGGGGAAAGCATTGACCATTCCCTCAATTCCAAATTTGAACAGTAAATTAAACCATGAAAGTCACTATATCATGTTTGGGATGTTATTGCTAGTGCATAGTCACCCTTATCGCCACCATACATAAGATCTTCTCCTCCTAAGTCTCTCAAGCCAATGTAACAAGACAGTGATGCATTTAGAATCCGAATATCACTCAGTCCCACAAATCATGATAGCTACTGTTCTCTAGTTTCTTCATCAATTGATCCTCCTACTCTTAATTAACCAAGAGAAAAGAACATGGAAACACAATAAATGAAAAGCTTGTGGCTGTCAAATTTTTCTTACCACACGCCGAAGTATGGGCTCCAATGATGAGCAAAGTTTCTGCAAACTATCCACCTTGAGAGCTTCAACAATGACACTGCATCAATATAGAGGGacattaatatatatatatatatatgtacacacaCCTCATAGTAGCAACCATGTTCGCATAAGATGCATAATTAAAGACAAATTCCCTCTGAAGAAGGCAAGGACACGTAACAGAGACGAATTCGGTGCCCAAAACTTTTAGCGACATTAGGTGCTATTTGCGGAAGATGGTAGAATTCCAACTaatatagaaaagaaaagaaaaggaaaacggaCGAAAGAAGTCAAGAATCCACATGGGAAAGCTAGAACACCCCTTTCTAAATGTCAAGGTTGATccttgtgaaaaaaaaaaaaaatcgttgttTAAGCCAAACACAGAAAAAGAGAGcgggaaaaacgaaaaaacagataaaaagagTGAGGAATCCACGAAAAAAGTCAGAACTCCCTTTTCAAAAAGGCAAAGCTGATAATATCAGGAAAATAATGATAATTTAAGCCAAACACAGCGAAAAAAAGGAGCTAATTTTAGGAATCTTTAACTCAAAGCCAGAGCACTAATACCTCCATACAAATAGCAAGAATTGCAGCTTGTAAACATGAACGCAACCTTCAACCCAACCTCTACAAGCATTTGACCACTCTGAAACGTGGCGCAGGCAAAGAGAAATAGTGGTATTGTGAAATATTTATGTTGGATCCATTAGCAGTCTGGGTGACTTAACCCCGACATTGCAAAGGAAGCCTTCagcaaaaattcattaattACTACATGCTATATACAATTAGCAGCTCTGCATTTCCCAGTCCATGTCTCGCCCCATTTACATCTTACCTGATACAAAACATCAAAACTATTTATCTCAATTTGTACAGCCATAATCATAAACCTACCCTACATCTTCCTCCTGAAAATTCACTGGTTTATTCTTGCGAAAATGAATGCACGCACATGCTCGCTTGGGTGGCCTTACACTGTCGTGCTTTGTTAAAACAAAATGGTACAGCAAAATAATTGAAGTAACTAAGCACCCTGAGTTGAATTCACACTTAGTAACTTTTGCTGACATCAAAAGGTCAAAAACTACCGATACAATCGAAGTCCCGCCGCCAACCATCACTCAGCAGCTGATAAAGTTAAACAACGAACTCCAACTAACCCACGATTTACAGACACTCAAAAAGCGACAGCTCAACCTAAAAGGCGAAAAATCACCACCCCATCAACGTCAAAACGCTTCGGCCTACACAATCCACCCCCGAAGCACCGAGGGCTCCAGAAAAACAAATCGACGAGAATTATACCTCGCGAGAGCAGGCCGCTTCCGATCGGGCTGCCCTTCCTCGCCGGAGCTCGAGTCCAGGCCCCGCTTCCCCCTGCTCATACTGTTCGACCTCTCCATGTACCTCGTCTGCATctctttccccaaaaaaaaaaacccgccGCTCGTCTCCCGAAGAAACAAGAGGAAAGGCTTACGAATTCGCGACACTCTCGAACCAAAACAACAACCTCCACCCAACCGTTTCCCCGACAAACCTCCAAAAAGACCCTGACAAAAGATGTCAGCGCGTTTCCGTCCGCTTCCGCGGCAACCGAGGCGGATGCTTCCGGGAAGCTCACGAGCACTTTGACAGCGAGCGGCGAGTGACCGCGACTGCGAGTGACGCCTGAGGatacagagatagagagagagagagagagaatcagtgAGAGAGATTTTCTCGGCGATTCTGATTCGcggggaaagggaaaaggaaaataaaaggaggaggaagcgagaaagttaaaagaaagaaaggcgaGCGGGAAAGGGGAGAATAAACggaggaataaaaaaaatataaaaataaaaatgaaaaaagtggggggaggaaaatagaaatttcggGGAAGCGTCCGGGAATTTTCGTTCGATCGACCGTTTGTTTGGTATCGCAGTTTTGCCTCTCGAGTTTAACAGCGACGGGGCTTTGGTTGCCTTCGAAAAgtgtcctttttttccccttttctttggAGTTTTGTGTGTACGGACGCCccttattattcaattttcattattgcttttttaaagaatttttgttataaaaagaaaaaagaatcttTAGGACCCGCCTTCGCACAtctaaattttccaattttatcaattcaatcctaatcttATGCGGCCGATCAAATTTtcgccgaaaatcgctaatgtggtgACGTACCACGTGGGATGATCAATGATGATCGGATGGCCACGTCGGGGATTTTCGGCGAGAAATTGGCCGGAAGAATTACTCTGGAATTTCGAGcaagaggtttatgactaaattatcaaaatgaaaaagtttcTAATTGAATTGAGATCCACACAATAGGTTTAGCACCGATCGGGTAATATCTTGTCATTTGTCTCACGTTTTGACACTTCTTTGACATGAGATATGCCTAGCATCTCTCCAATACATACGGGTAATCATTATATTCACTTTCGATGAAGAAATTTTATTGACATGTGGATAAGTTCGATTAAACAGCTATCTCGAAGTGTCGCGTGTCGCTTATCCGACGGTGAATGTGGACAAAAGTTCTTTATGTCGCCATTAGAATTAATTAAATTCATATATGGACATCAGCACGTATTATGTACGATGTGGATAAAACGTGTTCGCACATTATGCACGACGCGGATGGACAACGGTGCTGTATGATCGGGTGTTGAGGTATCCGATCGATCCCACCAGGTCATAGCAGTCGCCTCATCTCTTCTCGAGTGGGCTCCACGATGTCTCGGACGGTCGcccttttttttaagaaaaaagactTGAATCCATGAAAACGAAAACACTTTGGAAATTGCAAtaattggaaggaaaaaaaaaaacgatagtGACATCTGTATTCATGGGATTTACAAATTCAGCGTGCGACTTTTATCCATAATGATTGTCTAAAGACGACTTAACAAGATTTTTGTAATCTATGCTCAAGTCTACATATGCGCACTCAAGTAGATTGGTTTTTGCATGAGATGGTCGGTGCGGAGGATCGAGTTAATCTTGGccgttggttttttttcttttttcttttttgtcggcAAAGATAAGGACATTTGAATATTAAAAGAGGATCcgaccaaaaatatatatatattaaaagagGAATTATCCACGTGAGGGATATGATTACGGCTACCGTGTGCCGATAGTCTATAGTAGCCGTTTGATTGGTTGTTTGTAATCATCAGAACTTTGACCATTTTCTTTTAGTCTTTTGCGGTTCGTCATCTTTGACTTGAATTCGCCCCTTGCCGGCAATAGCCTAATCGACAGAAGAAAAATCtgtgacaaaaaacaaaatgaacagataataaaattgaaaagattaaaaaaaaagttaatatcttgaaaaatttcaacctcgtacacttgtgacaaatttacccaaaacaattttttttatcacaaaaaatctcaaagtgatacacttgtgacaaatttactccaaactagtacaacTGTaaaaaatttaccctccgttaattttaattaaatctAATCGTCAAATTACCGAGTTAGATGACATGTGGTAATTGATGGgtatatcggtttagggttttcacgggtgtatcgatttggattttttcgtggtattaacacaATTTTacagaaggtaaatttgtcataagtgtaccaatttgggatttttcgtgattaaaaaaaattaatttaggataaatttgtcacaaatatatcggtttggggtttttgatggtcaaaaaattaatttggggtaaatttgtcacacgtatactagtttgggatttttcgtgatcaaaaaaatagtttgagataaatttgtcatagatgtatcggtttgagatttttcataatattaaccaaaaaaaaaaagaataggaagAAGAAAGCATGGTTTTGTTCAAGtagtaattttaatatttttcggacACAAATATTTATcaagatgaaaaaaataaaatccaagcTACAGTGGAGTCATTAAGAGTGTTGGAGAGTATAATTTGGGGGTGAGCGTACATTTGTCAATgagttcaattcaaaaatttaagctaataaATGAATGGagattatataaatataaagagAATATAAAACTCATTATCAAGCGATGTGAGATAATAACTTCAACAAGCAGGAGGAGTCCCATCGGCTGGAGTAATCATATGATTTCTCACGAGATCGCAAATCCGAGTTAACGTCGCCAACAAGTTCTGGACCGCTCTCGTTTTTGGATGTTTATTGCTTCTTCGTCCGATTTTTGACACGTGGCGGGTCACCTACGGATGAATTGAGTAGGCATTTCGCATTTAAAATTATGAGGG
This sequence is a window from Rhodamnia argentea isolate NSW1041297 chromosome 3, ASM2092103v1, whole genome shotgun sequence. Protein-coding genes within it:
- the LOC115726560 gene encoding calmodulin-binding protein 60 B-like; protein product: MQTRYMERSNSMSRGKRGLDSSSGEEGQPDRKRPALASVIVEALKVDSLQKLCSSLEPILRRVVSEEVERALAKLGPFKITGRSSPKRIEGSDGRNLQLQFRTRLSLPLFTGGKVEGEQGAAIHVVLINADTGCVVTAGPESFVKLDVVVLEGDFNNEDDDTWTQEEFDSHVVKERDGKRPLLTGELQVTLKDGVGTLGELTFTDNSSWIRSRKFRLGLKVSPGFCEGIRIREAKTDAFTVKDHRGELYKKHYPPSLHDEVWRLEKIGKDGSFHKRLNKAGIFTVEDFLRLVVRDSQRLRNILGSGMSNKMWDVLVEHAKTCVLSGKLYVYHPDDVRNVGVVFNNIYQFSGLIADGQYISADSLSDDQKVHVDTLVKKAYDNWMHVIEYDGKSLVDFNHENTGASCSEFPMGQQEYSNIYDHQLTPPSLSVPVSMDQPPADSGYNDSISTRYQMQPQNVNVNTLQFDGSSFPLQNPLISSSHQTQLLSLGSSPASASGFHAAGPSSLPPYRGAEELFSEEEIRMRSHEMLENEDMQHLLRIFNMGGHSQSSFNVAENGYPFSSVQMPNLSPNFAFNEDRSRSSGKAVIGWLKLKAALRWGIFVRKKAAERRAQLVELDET